One window of Populus nigra chromosome 5, ddPopNigr1.1, whole genome shotgun sequence genomic DNA carries:
- the LOC133694503 gene encoding probable xyloglucan glycosyltransferase 12 codes for MAPLFDWWAKDSHRGTPVVVKMENPNWSMVELEGPSEEDFLITDSPSRLGRDKSRNKNAKQLTWVLLLKAHKAAGCLTSIATAMVTLGSAIKRRIHSGRTDIETTDIDRENENPTVKTRFYIFIKIFLWLSVLLLGFEVAAYFKGWHFGAPHLQLQYLLAMPFGFQDIFDSLYSRWVLFRVEYLAPPLQFLANACIVLFLVQSIDRLVLCVGCFWIRFKNIKPIPKQDAVADLESGENGFFPMVLVQIPMCNEKEVYQQSIAAVCNLDWPKSKILIQILDDSDDPITQLLIKEEVNKWQQEGAHILYRHRVIRDGYKAGNLKSAMNCSYVKDYEFVAIFDADFQPTPDFLKRTVPHFKGNEELGLVQARWSFVNKDENLLTRLQNINLAFHFEVEQQVNGIFINFFGFNGTAGVWRIKALEDSGGWLERTTVEDMDIAVRAHLHGWKFIFLNDVECQCELPESYEAYRKQQHRWHSGPMQLFRLCLPAIIRSKISIWKKFNMVFLFFLLRKLILPFYSFTLFCIILPMTMFIPEAELPAWVVCYIPATMSFLNILPAPKSFPFIVPYLLFENTMSVTKFNAMISGLFQLGSAYEWVVTKKSGRSSEGDLVSLAKKETKHQRGSSEPNLEELKEEIMQQDQKDKKKKKHNRIYMKELALAFLLLTASARSLLSAQGIHFYFLLFQGISFLLVGLDLIGEQVQ; via the exons ATGGCACCCTTGTTTGACTGGTGGGCAAAGGACAGCCATAGAGGAACACCGGTTGTAGTCAAAATGGAGAACCCAAACTGGTCAATGGTGGAGCTTGAAGGTCCATCAGAAGAAGACTTCTTAATCACTGACTCACCGAGTCGACTCGGCCGCGACAAATCACGTAACAAAAACGCTAAACAACTTACATGGGTCCTTCTCTTAAAAGCCCACAAGGCTGCCGGTTGCTTGACCTCCATTGCCACCGCAATGGTCACTCTCGGCTCCGCTATCAAGCGCCGCATCCACTCTGGCCGCACGGACATCGAAACCACCGACATCGACCGGGAAAATGAGAACCCAACAGTGAAAACTAGATTCTATATTTTCATCAAGATTTTTCTTTGGCTATCAGTTTTGCTGTTAGGATTTGAAGTTGCTGCTTATTTTAAGGGGTGGCATTTCGGAGCTCCACATCTGCAATTGCAGTACTTATTAGCGATGCCATTTGGGTTTCAAGATATCTTTGATTCCTTGTATTCACGGTGGGTTTTGTTTCGTGTGGAGTATCTTGCTCCTCCTTTGCAATTTCTAGCCAATGCGTGTATTGTGCTCTTCCTTGTCCAGAGTATTGACAGACTTGTTCTTTGCGTGGGTTGTTTCTGGATCCGGTTTAAGAATATTAAACCAATCCCAAAACAAGACGCTGTTGCTGATCTTGAATCTGGTGAAAATGGATTTTTTCCCATGGTTCTTGTCCAGATTCCCATGTGCAATGAGAAAGAG GTTTATCAACAATCTATAGCAGCTGTGTGTAATTTAGACTGGCCGAAATCGAAGATTTTAATACAAATTCTAGATGATTCTGATGATCCAATTACGCAATTGTTGATTAAAGAGGAGGTTAATAAATGGCAGCAAGAGGGTGCCCACATTTTGTATAGGCATCGTGTAATTAGAGATGGCTATAAAGCTGGTAATCTCAAGTCTGCTATGAATTGTAGCTATGTCAAAGACTATGAATTTGTGGCTATTTTCGATGCCGATTTCCAGCCAACCCCCGACTTTCTTAAAAGGACAGTCCCTCACTTCAAG GGTAATGAGGAGCTAGGGCTTGTCCAGGCAAGGTGGTCTTTTGTGAACAAGGATGAGAACTTGTTGACTAGGTTGCAGAACATTAATTTAGCATTTCATTTCGAAGTGGAGCAGCAAGTTAATGGTATTTTCATCAACTTCTTTGGATTCAATGGGACTGCTGGGGTGTGGAGGATAAAAGCTTTGGAAGATTCTGGTGGTTGGTTAGAGAGGACTACTGTTGAGGACATGGACATTGCTGTTCGTGCCCATCTTCATGGCTGGAAGTTCATTTTCCTCAATGATGTTGAG tGTCAGTGTGAATTGCCTGAATCATATGAAGCATATAGAAAGCAACAACACAGATGGCATTCTGGACCCATGCAGCTGTTTAGACTCTGTTTACCTGCTATTATTCGATCCAag ATCAGCATATGGAAGAAATTCAACatggtttttctcttctttctgcTCAGAAAGCTTATCCTACCATTTTATTCTTTCACGCTCTTCTGCATAATTCTCCCCATGACAATGTTTATACCAGAGGCTGAGCTCCCAGCATGGGTTGTGTGTTACATTCCAGCCACCATGTCATTTCTCAACATTCTCCCAGCCCCCAAATCCTTCCCTTTCATTGTCCCTTACCTTCTGTTTGAAAACACTATGTCAGTGACCAAGTTCAATGCTATGATCTCTGGCCTATTCCAGCTTGGAAGTGCCTATGAATGGGTTGTTACTAAGAAGTCTGGCCGCTCTTCTGAGGGTGATCTTGTTTCCTTGGCGAAGAAAGAGACAAAGCATCAAAGGGGTTCTTCAGAGCCAAATCTTGAAGAATTGAAGGAAGAAATCATGCAACAAGATCAAAAggacaagaagaaaaagaagcatAATAGAATATATATGAAAGAGCTGGCACTGGCTTTCCTTCTCTTAACAGCTTCAGCAAGGAGTTTGCTTTCTGCTCAGGGGATTCATTTCTACTTCTTGCTATTTCAAGGGATATCTTTCTTGCTTGTTGGCCTAGATTTGATAGGCGAGCAGGTTCAGTGA